In the genome of Lysobacter sp. BMK333-48F3, the window CGAAGCCAACACCCTGGGCTCCAAGTCGGTCGACGCCCGCAGCTCCGCCGCCGCGGTCGAGCTCAAGGTGCTGATCGATCAGGTGCGCGAGCAGATCCAGAACATCGAATAGCCGGGAATGGGGAATCGGGAATCGGGAATCGTAGACGTCAAAAGCGTTTCGCGACTTCTCCCCAGATCCATCCCATTCCCGATTCCCCATTCCCCATTCCCCATTCCCGATTCCCGATTCCCGATTCCCGATTCCCAGCCCAATGCGCGGAACCCTCTACATCGTCGCCGCCCCCTCCGGGGCCGGCAAATCCAGCATCGTCAACGCGGTGCTCGCGCGCGACCCGAACATCCGGTTGTCGATCTCGTTCACCTCGCGCCAGCCGCGTCCGGGCGAGCGCCATGCCGAGCACTACCACTTCGTCAGCGCGCAGGAATTCGAGGCGATGGTCGAGGCCGGCGATTTCTTCGAGCACGCGCGCGTGCACGGCGACTGGAAGGGGTCGGCGCGGCAGTCGGTGGAGCCGTTCCTGGCCGCCGGCAAGGACGTGCTGCTGGAAATCGACTGGCAGGGCGCGCGCCAGGTGCGGGCCAAGGTGCCGGACGCGGTCAGCGTCTTCATCCTGCCGCCCTCGCGCCAGGCGCTGGAGTCGCGCATGCGCTCGCGCGGCCAGGACAGCGAGGAAACCATCCGTCAGCGCCTGGACGCGGCGCGCGAAGAGATGTCGCACTACCACGAGTTCGACTACGTCATCGTCAACGAGGTCTTCGACACCGCGGTCGACGAGATGTGCGCGATCTTCCTCGCCAGCCGCCTGCGCCGCGAGCCGCAGGTCGCCCGGCATTCGCGGCTGATTACCGCTTTGTTGGTGGACGAATAATCGGGACTCGGGACTCGGGATTCGGGATTCGGGATTCGGGATTCGGGGCGAAACGGTAGGGCTGCTCCCTGATTGCTTCCGGAATGGACGGCCCGGTCCACGATCGATGAGCCGACCGACGTGCCCCGCTTGCCCGGCATTCGCGAGGCCTGGTCTTTCCCCCCTTTGAAAAAGGGGGGAGGGGGGATTTGCTCTTGCCTTGCGCTCGCGTCCTGGCTTCGTCTGGACCCGTCAATGCCGCCGGTTGGCATCTATCTGATTGATCCATAAGGGATTGCAGCCCGAAACCTTGCTTCGCCCGGCGCCTCCGGCTAGACTCCCCGGTCCCCAACCGCTTGCAAGACGGCCGCACCGGCCGCAGGAGCCCCATGGCCCGCATCACCGTCGAAGATTGCCTGGAAGTGGTCCCGAACCGCTTCGAACTCGTCATGCTGGCCGCCAAGCGCGCCCGTCAGCTGGCCAACGGCGTCGAACCGCAGCTGGACAACAGCGAAGCCAACGACAAGCCGACCGTGCTGGCGCTGCGCGAGATCGCCGCGCGCCAGGTCAACCCGGACTACATCGACGCGGTCGAGAAGGCCGAGCGCGAGCGCAAGGAACGCGAAGCCCTGGAATGGGCCGCGGCCGAAGTGGTCGCCGACGACGACCTGTCCAAGGGCGACGACTGATCTTCCGAGCCCGCGCGCCGCGCGGGCGATCCGGCATCGCGAAACGGCTCCGCTGCGGCGGGGCCGTTTTCGTTTTCAGCCCGGCCACGCGGGCGCCTGGCGGCGCGCGGCGTTCGCCTACCTGAACCGCGCGGCGCGCCGCTCGCGCCGGATTCGCCGCCGAATCCCGCCGCCGGCTTGCGCCGCTGCGGACCGGCGCCACCTTTGAAACAGCCCCGTGCGTTGCTTCCTGCGCCTGAGCGCGCGTAAATTTCCGTTATGACTCCTGCCGAGCCCGCGCTTACCGTCTATCCCGTCGCTCCCGAAGACACGGAGCTGCCGGACTACGTGCGCGAACTGGAACTGGCCGCGCACTATTTGCCCGAGGCGCAGCGCCAGCTGCTGCGCCGCGCTTGGGCGGTCGGCGCCGCCGCGCACGCCGGGCAGACGCGCAAGTCCGGCGAGCCCTACATCACCCATCCGGTCGCGGTGGCCAAGGTCCTGGCCGAGCAGGGCCTGGACGTGGAGACCCTGGTCGCGGCGATCCTGCACGACACCATCGAAGACACGCCGCTGACCCGCGAGTGCCTGGCGACCGAGTTCGGCCCGACCGTGGCCGAATTGGTCGACGGCGTCACCAAGCTGGACAAGCTGCAGTTCCGCGACCGCCAGGAAGCGGCCGCGGAAAGCTTCCGCAAGATGCTGCTGGCGATGGCGCGCGACCTGCGGGTGATCCTGATCAAGCTCGCCGACCGCCTGCACAACATGCGCACCCTGGGCGCGCAGAGCGCCGAGGCGCGCGAGCGCATCGCCCGCGAGACCCTGGAGATCTACGCGCCGATCGCCCAGCGCCTGGGCATGAACCTGATCAAGGCCGAGCTGCAGGACCTGGGCTTTCGCGCCCTGCATCCCTGGCGCCACGCGGTGATCGAAAAACGCATCCGCACCCAGCCGGTGGTGCGGCGCGAGTCGCTGGTGCAGATCGAAGCGCATCTGGCCCAGCGGCTGGCGAAGGAGAAGCTTCAACACCGCCTGATCAGCCGGGTGAAGTCGCCGTGGAGCATCTACACCAAGATGCATCACGAGCATAAGAGCTTCAATCAGGTGATGGACGTGTTCGGCTTCCGGGTGGTGGTGCGCAGCGTGCCGGACTGCTACCACGCCCTGGGCGTGGTGCATTCGGCGTACAAGCCGCTGGATTCGCGCTTCCGCGATTTCATCGCCATTCCCAAGGCCAACGGCTACCAGTCGCTGCACACGGTGCTGTTCGGCCCCTACGGCTCGCCGGTCGAGGTGCAGATCCGCACCGAGGACATGGACCTGATCGCCGAGCGCGGCATCGCCGCGCACTGGTCGTACAAGCACGGCGGCGAAGGCCCGAACAGCGCCCAGTCGCGCGCGCACAGCTGGATCGCCAGCCTGGTCGAGTCGCAGCGCGCGACCGGTTCGTCGCTGGAGTTCCTGGAGAACGTCAAGGTCGACCTGTTCCCGGACGAGGTCTACCTGTTCACCCCCAAGGGCGACATCATGTCGCTGCCGCGCAATTCGACCGCGCTGGATTTCGCCTACGCCGTGCACACCGACGTCGGCAACCGCGCGGTCGCCGCGCGGGTGGACAGCAAGCTGGTGCCGCTGCGCACCAAGCTGGCCAGCGGCCAGCGGGTCGAGATCATCACCGCCAAGTCGTCCACGCCCAAGCCGCAGTGGCTGGAGTTCGTGGTCTCCGGCAAGGCCCGCACCTCGATCCGCCAGCAGCTCAAGCAGCTCGAGCACGAGGACGCGGTGCAGCTCGGCCACCGCATGCTCGACCGCGCGCTGG includes:
- the gmk gene encoding guanylate kinase, with translation MRGTLYIVAAPSGAGKSSIVNAVLARDPNIRLSISFTSRQPRPGERHAEHYHFVSAQEFEAMVEAGDFFEHARVHGDWKGSARQSVEPFLAAGKDVLLEIDWQGARQVRAKVPDAVSVFILPPSRQALESRMRSRGQDSEETIRQRLDAAREEMSHYHEFDYVIVNEVFDTAVDEMCAIFLASRLRREPQVARHSRLITALLVDE
- the rpoZ gene encoding DNA-directed RNA polymerase subunit omega, producing MARITVEDCLEVVPNRFELVMLAAKRARQLANGVEPQLDNSEANDKPTVLALREIAARQVNPDYIDAVEKAERERKEREALEWAAAEVVADDDLSKGDD
- a CDS encoding bifunctional (p)ppGpp synthetase/guanosine-3',5'-bis(diphosphate) 3'-pyrophosphohydrolase, with protein sequence MTPAEPALTVYPVAPEDTELPDYVRELELAAHYLPEAQRQLLRRAWAVGAAAHAGQTRKSGEPYITHPVAVAKVLAEQGLDVETLVAAILHDTIEDTPLTRECLATEFGPTVAELVDGVTKLDKLQFRDRQEAAAESFRKMLLAMARDLRVILIKLADRLHNMRTLGAQSAEARERIARETLEIYAPIAQRLGMNLIKAELQDLGFRALHPWRHAVIEKRIRTQPVVRRESLVQIEAHLAQRLAKEKLQHRLISRVKSPWSIYTKMHHEHKSFNQVMDVFGFRVVVRSVPDCYHALGVVHSAYKPLDSRFRDFIAIPKANGYQSLHTVLFGPYGSPVEVQIRTEDMDLIAERGIAAHWSYKHGGEGPNSAQSRAHSWIASLVESQRATGSSLEFLENVKVDLFPDEVYLFTPKGDIMSLPRNSTALDFAYAVHTDVGNRAVAARVDSKLVPLRTKLASGQRVEIITAKSSTPKPQWLEFVVSGKARTSIRQQLKQLEHEDAVQLGHRMLDRALEALETSLDRIPALRLEGYLGEYRYPRLEALLADIALGNRMPNQVALALAREAPGKSRGRPIDRPRLPEDKILITGAERGVISFANCCLPLPGDEIMGYHTAGKGIVVHRLDCPNVADYRKSPDRWVAIGWDRQVSGDFSAALRIEVDNRPGSLAQVAAAIAEAESNIDRVEYLERDANIAIMRFAIEVSDRRHLADVMRRVRRLTVVLGVQRM